GGGAATACGCGAGTAACCCAACTTCTTCGGCGGGCTGCAAGGGCCCGCCTTGTTCTTCTCATTCTTCAAAGACACGTTACCACAACTTGTGGTATCGCTATGGCCAAGAACTCCTTTTATGTCCTATCTGAAACGTTCATCCTCACTGTTTATACGCGTGATCCCTATGAGGGTATACAAAAAATCTTGAACCTCTGGAGTAATAAAGAAATAGGGGCCTTTTTCTATTTGAGTCAACATGGGAGTACTCCTTCACACTTTTGTATATTAGGGGTAGAGTGGTGGAACTCTCCGTAGGAGCTGTATGAAATATGTGGCAGCAGTTGCACACATATGATGTATTTTTGCAGTGGTTTTATTCTGTCTGAGAATGTTGTGGGTGAAGAATGACCCTGCTTTTGAAGGAGAATGTGACGAACATGCATCCTTCTGTGGTGTTTGCAGAAAATTTTTTACTTTGCAATAAAATAGTTGTAATGGGGTACTATGAAGTGTATTACGTGTTGCAGGCTTCGTAGTTTCCACAAGAGCATATAGATTTTGCAAAGGATGTCCTTTTCTGTATTGCATCATAAAAGGTACATTTTTGTCAGATGGTTTTTTTTCTTGAAAAAAATGACAAAATAGTGTATTGTTTCATGTTATTCGGTTGGCACAGCCGGATGAGGAAAAATAATGGTAAAATACAATTACATTCCATAGAGGGAAATTGGAGGTTGATATGTTTGGTGGGAACCAAAAAATACTGAATGTGTGTTTTGTGCTTTGTACGTTCCTTTTGGGAAACGTATGGGCAGATCGTTTGGATATCGGAGATGATTTTGATAATCCTGTGCTTGATCCCTTTTTAATCCAGCACTCAATGTATGCGCAAGAAAGTTTTAAGGTCGGTGATGCGGGGAGTTCACCACGGGCTGGTATCGTTGGGACGGCCGGTATATTCGATGGTGGTGATTTTACCATCAATACTGAAGATGGTGCTTTCTTGCAGGAAATAACAGGGTGGAGTAGCAGCATCAATGAAAATGCTTTTTTGTATTATAAAACCGGCGGAGCTGATTTCAGCCCGTCTGAGAGAAAACAGCAGGTGGACGCTGATAATGTCTATGAAGAATTTGAACCATATCGTCGCCCCCTTCTTCCAAACACAGATAATGTTATCTTTGAGGGGGGGGATGATATTAGTAACGGTAGTATCGAGCCAGGACATTATGGTACCTTAGGAGGGAGAAATAATACGCTTTTAGCAGGCACCTATTTTTTTGAAAGTATTAACTTATGGGATAATTCTGTTACAACGATAACTCCTAATAATGGAAGCTATAGGACAGTTATCTATGTAAAAGAAGATATTACAAGTCGTACAACTCCTTACATCGTTCCTGAAGGATTTGAGGATGACGATGGGGATATTTCGATACCAGAAGAAGCCTTGGGTGAGATCTTGATTATCGGATTGTCTGCCATCAATTTAGGAGATGATGCGACCATAGTTGGGACATTACTTGCTCCAAACGGAGAGATAGAGTTTCGTTGGGGGTCCCGTCTTTTGGGGCAGATTTTAGCGTTGAAGTTCAAGAGTAATGGCATAGACGGTGGAGACGGTATTGATTTCATCCCCATAATCCGTGATGAGATATCTATTGGTGAAAGCGTATTCAACGAACACCAAAATCAGGATAAAACACCCGATAGAATAGACCTTCACGATGGAACCACTCAATCTTACGATACCACCATTACCGTACAGATTAATGCGGTTCCCGAAAATAAAAGTGTTAAAATATTCTATACCCTTGCAGGAGACGGCTTTGACCATGGAACCTATTTCCATCATGGTACAGAGGATGATCGCCGTGAATCTTCGGGTCGTTTGGTATTTGAAGAAGGGGATACAGCAAAAACCATTGATGTCCATATCATAGATGATCTGGTCCATGACGGGGACCGGGATTTCTTTGTTATTGTCGATAGTACTGTTACCAATGATCCTAATGACAATTACGATGTACTCGTTCCAGAAGAACCCTTCGTTATTACCATTACAGAAGACGACCCGGAAAACACTCCTCCCGATGATATTATTCTGGATACTCAGTCTGTAAAAGAAAATCAGCCTGGCGGGACAGTGGTTTCTTCTGTTGTTGTTGAAGATGACAATGATAATGTGAAAACTGTTGCAGTGACAAACGGGGCCCCCTTTTCTGTGACGGGAAACCCTGCCGCCGGCTGGGAGTTGGTGACCGATGAGGAGTTTAACTATGATGAACCGGAGGAACCTCGGTCTTTTGATGTAAAAATTACCGCCACGGATGAACTGGGTGAATCTCTGGAAAAAACTTTCACCATAGGTATTACCCCCGTAAACGATAACGCCCCTGAAGGCAGTGATGCAGAATTTAGCACGTATATAAATACCCCCCTTGATGCATCTATCCCCGAAGGACGTGATGATGATCTTCCTGAAGATAACACCACCCTAACCTATCATGTGGTAGGTAAACCTGGGAGTGGAGTTGTTGAAATTACCAATGCAGAAGAAGGCCGTTTTACCTATACTCCGGACCCCGGGTTTGTGGGAGTGGATTCTTTTACCTATCGCATACGTGATGAGGTGGATTACAGTAACTGGTACGATGCAAGTGATCCCGATGTTGATTCGGTGCTGTACAGTGAAGAATACACCATCACCATCACCGTGAAAAACAATATTCTTCCTGATATCGATCTCAGCAGTGACGGAGGGCTTGTCTTTGCCGATGATTCCGTGGATATTGTCCTTGATTTTTCCGATGGAGACCTCTTTCCCGATGTACCCGATTTCACCCTTTCCTATACCGTGACCTACGCGGGGGATGTGGTGACAGATACGCTTTCCAGGGATGAAATTTCTTCTGAAGGTACTGTGTATACAGAACGGATATATGTAGACAGCTTTGTAACCCGTGAGAATACCGCTGCTACTGGTTTTGATTTGTCCCTCTCCTTAACAGCAGATGGTGACTGGAACCCCGAAAAAAAGATGTTTCCTATAAAATACGTCAGCTCAACCCCCCTGCAGAGATAGAAGAGGGGGATGATAATTTTACGGTTTGGGTACGGCAGGATGATGAAACCGCCAATAATGAAGATTTTGACGGTGGTGAATATGAAGAAAACCAGATTATGGTGGTTACTGATCCTGCTGGGGCAGACACCCCTGAAGGAGAATCTTCCTTCCTTTTTACGGAAATGTATGAAACAGGTCCTGTTTCCGCCTATGCGCGCCATTTTCGCTATATCAATTCAGTGATGGCTCAAAGTGATATTATTGAGCAGGAAAATCGACTCCCCGTGCCGGAGGCAGACCCCGAAGGGGGGATGCTCTATGCTGATGATTCCCTGTTTTTGTCGGTGGATCTTTCCGATGAAAATCTCTATCCTGATAATCCGCAGTATCTCATAGAATATCGTGTGACTTATGACGGAGTAACCGCCGAGGCGGTTCAGGGTGATGCCGAGAGTGATGTGGGTATTTTTCTGGATACCATCGTTGACCGGGATAACCGGGCTGCTTTGGATTTTAAAATAGATGCCCGTACCCTTTCAACGGATGCTGCCGACCCCTGGGAAAGCAGTGGTTGGGTGGATTTTACCTACGAAATCAGAAAGCTCCTCACGGACCCATCTTCATCGGTGCAGGATGATTTCTGGAAAAGCTATGAATTGGATATATGGGCAGAGCATGATTTTGACGAAGATGGAGCTTCTGTAAATCCCTTTGCGGTTCCGGCGACCATCACCGGTCATAAAAACGGTGACGACTTTTCCCATGATGCCACGGAGGATGAAGCCGCCGTTTTGAGGTTTACCGAAACCACTTCTTTTACCTTCTGGGCAGAGGATGAGCGGTATATCTCCTCCGACAGTGTGTCAGATAATCTTCTGGAAGAGACACAGCGCATTCTTCCGCGCACCCTTGCAGATCCTGCGGCGGGGGATGTCAATACTGATGATGCCTATATATTTTATGATGCGGAGTGGGAGTTTGATCTCTACCTGAATCCTGACGATACCTATTATGACGATGTACAGGAAGGCGATTTTTCCTTTACAGCCCAATTTCCCGATGCATGGCCCCACGATGATATCCGCATAGGAGACAGAGCCCGCGACGTGCGTGAGAGTGTTGCCATTGCCCGGGATGACATTGATCATCTTATTTCTGAGGGGCGTGAGGATCTGCCCCTTACCTTGCAAAGCATATCGGAAGAGCCCTTCTGGGTGGACAGTGATCCCGTTACGGAACGCTACACCTTCCGCCGTATATCCCTTGAACTGGTGAGTGACTGGTCACCGGAAAAAGAGACTGTTACGGTGACCATCACCGCTCATGATCCTGTATCAGAAGATGAGCTTGTCGATGCAGAGATTTTCTACACCTATATGGGTGAAACGGTGGAGGTGGAATCGGGAGAGGAGTTTACCGTGGAAAACGGGGATATCCTTGCTGCCACGGCCCGGCGTCCCGGCTATATGCCTGCCGACGAAAGCGCCCTGGGTATTTTTACCCTGGATGGGGTCATTACCATTGATTACGAAAACCGCATCTATGATAATCGCAACAATGAGGGCCTGCGTATCCGCATCAACTCCAATCTCCCCGAGGTTGAATACCGTGTGGAGCAGGATGTTATGGATGACGATGTGCGTTCCTGGCGCCCCGTTGCAGAGATCGGCGCATGGTTTACCGTGGACAATGAAGAGTTTGCCCTTGATTTTCCTCCTAAGTACAGTGAGGTACGAATCTCTGTTCGTGGAGACGATCTGATTGAGGATGATGAAGTGATTATCACCGGTGCCACGGCAGATACCTCCCTTTCTATCCGCAAGCTTCCGCAGGTGGAGATTACTCCTGAAGGCGGTGACTTTCCGGGAGTACAGGAAATACAAATTTCCGGTGATCGTGATGATGCAGAGGAGTTTGCTATTTGGTATACCAAAAATGACGGTGATACCACGCTCTACGATGGTTCCTTTGAGATTGATGCCAGTGCGGAAATCACCGCCTGGTCCACAGCTTTTGATTGGCTGCCATCCGATCCGGTGACAGAAGTCTACACCCGTGAAACCTTACAGCTTCCTGCTACTCTGCCCCATATCTTCGATGAAGAGGTCAATGATGACGGTCCCTATATTTTTCATGGCGAGCAGTGGGACCTGAAGCTTTTCCTTGACCCGGATGATACTCATTTTGATCGTCTTGAGCGGGGAGAATTTGATCTTACCTGGAGGGGATCCATAGAGGGAGAATCGGGCCGTTTTACGGAAGACCTCTCTGTACGTCGTTCCTTTGTTGATGAAGAAATAGCCCGGGGAAAAACCTCTCTTGATTTGGTGCTTCAGACCCTTCCCCGGGAGGATGATGGCTACTGGCTTCCCAGTGAGACCGTGGAGCTTTCCTATGCCTATCGGGAAATGGATCTCTCCCTTGAAATTGTTGCCGGGGAAGAGTACTCCCGCGAGCGTGACCTTGTGTTTACCGTAGAAGACGGCGTGGACGGACAAAGGCTGGGCGATGCCCGGGGCTTTTATAATTATGATGGCGGGGCCATTGATCCCGATGATGAGGATACCTATGAAGGCCGGGTCCGTCCCGGTGATACAATTACCATTCCCAACGGCATCACCATGAATGCCCTGGCCCTGCGCAGTGGATACATTCCCAAAGAGCTTGATGATGATGCTGGGCGTTTTGAGAAGAGAGTGCGTTTGGAAATCACCCCCGATGACAGAACCTATTACGGGGAGTTCCTTGACGTGGAAATCACCTCAAATGTGGTGCCCTTTTTCTATCATATAGATGGCGGTGATGTTGTTGAAGTTTCCCGTACGGATACGGCCTTTACCATTACCGGTGATATGCCTGATCCCGGCGGTGAAATCCCCAAAGAGATAACCGCCTTTGTTCAGGATCGTGAAGCCCTGACGGGAGATCTCGAAGTGAGCCATGAGTTTATCCGGCGCCGCCTTGAAAATCCCCGTATTTTCCCCGAAAGCGGCGATTATGTGGGTGATGTCACAGTGGAGATGGATCACGGGGTGTCTGATGTGTTTATACACTACAGTGACGGCGATGTCCCCACTCTCCGTGACAGTGAGTATGAGGAAGATTTTCCGGTAACCCCCGACACGATTCTTACGGCAAAGGCCTTTTATGATGAAGATCAGGTGGCTGAATCCGGTGCAGGTGGCTGGCTGGCATCAGATACGAGCCGTGTGGAATATCGCCGTGTGGCGCGTCCCGATTCGGCAGCCCTGTTTGACCGTACTGCCGATGGACGGGTTGACTCTGTGGCGGTGTATTTGGTGGATAGCTTTCCTGAGCTGACTCTGCCCGATTCAATTCGTCTCACCCTGCCTGGGTTTTCTTCTCTGCGTATTACCGATACCTCCCGTATGCAGCTCCAAGAGGGGGACATTTTAGGGGTTACGGTTACGGAGATTGATGAGATTGAAACCTTTTTCTCCCCTGGGGAGTATCTGGAGGTGTACGGAGATCGCTATGAGAATGATGCTGCCTTTACTGTTCATGATAGTATTGCACCGGTCTTGCTTCGTGCACACCTTCTTTCGGGAGAGATTGATCCCGATGGGGTTCGTGATGTAGACACCCTGACTGTCCGATTTTCCGAACCCCTTAGAGGGCTTGAGGAGGGTAGACCCGATCGAGATGCCCTGTTTAATCTCGGCATGTCCACGGAAGAACGCTATTCCGGTGAATTCTCCTTTTATGAAGAGGTGGACGAACGAACCGTTTCCTTTTTGGTACATGAGTATTATGGACGGTTGTATCCCTATACCAATGACAGTATTTGGATACGTACCAAGGCATCCACGGATATTGAAGATCTTGGCGGAGCAGTTCAGGATAATCCTGAAAATCGAAAAGTTCCCTTAATCTCAGAACCTCTTGGGCTGAATGTGCGCATGGATGCCTTCTGGATTCGTGATGCCCATGACTTTCAATCCTTTGGATCGTACGAAGATTTGGGAGCCCCCATGTCGGGATATACCTATGAGGTAAATCTTGGGGGAGCCATTATTATTGACCCACAGGTGCCCTTCAGCGAAGAACAGGTGCGCTCAGAACCCTTCGATGCATCCGTGGTAATTCTTGATGAAGTAGGGAATCGGGTTGTTTCCGTAGATGGACGAGATGATTCTAAGGAGAATATACAAGTGATACCCGTTTTCATGCGTACACGCAAGGGAGATTCTCGTTATGTCCTTGCGGTTCTGTGGGATGGCACCAATCATCGGGGACGGCAGGTACACTCTCGTTCATATAAGATACTTGCGGCAACGCGCTGGCCCGGAGGAAGCAGTAGGATTCGTATCAATGGGGTGATTCCCGTGATACAGCCCTATTAAATAGAAGCGTTCTCTTTGAAATAGGTATAAGGAGTGCCCAGGGGGCGCTCCTTTTTTTGTGTGCCACGGAGAGATACATCTTCAGGGTGAAAGGGCTCTACAACAGGTGGATCTGGCACAGAGAATGCACAAGCTTCGCGTTACTACGAACGTATACATTGAGTGAAATGGGGGCGTTCGGGAATGTAGATCATAAGAAGAGCAGGGATGTTCCTTGACCACATTCAAGAACTCCGCCCGAGAGGAGCCTCTTTTGCCGGTGTGTTCTCAGTGGAGCTGATATACTCGGAAGCACGAGCCGGGCCGGAGGATTACAGGAAGGGATATCTCGGCGTTTCTTATTCCTGCGGTGTGTTTGTAAACCAGGATAGGGCCTCTTCCTCTGTTTCAAAGAGGGTTACGGAGTAGGGCATATCCTCTGTGGCAAGGCGGAAGGTTTCGATATAGGTGGTTATCTTATAATTGCTTCCCGTAATAAAGGCGATTTTGCTGGGTATGTCCAGATTATCCTCGCGCATGTGCTGTATGGCAAAACGAATAACCTCTCGTCCCCGTTGTGTTTCCACAATACGTGCTTCAGCCACGTCAAAAAGGACGCACTGTTTTTTCTTATATATGGGGTCAAAGAAGAGAAATTTTTGCAGTCCCGTAAAATGTTCGATATGGAGAAGCCCACTGAGGGATATGGAGATGTGGGTTTCTTTTTCTACAATGGTTATGCTATACATGGTTCCGCCCTTTCAATAGTATCAGATAGTATTGTATCATAGGGG
This genomic window from Chitinivibrio alkaliphilus ACht1 contains:
- a CDS encoding Ig-like domain-containing protein, whose product is MFGGNQKILNVCFVLCTFLLGNVWADRLDIGDDFDNPVLDPFLIQHSMYAQESFKVGDAGSSPRAGIVGTAGIFDGGDFTINTEDGAFLQEITGWSSSINENAFLYYKTGGADFSPSERKQQVDADNVYEEFEPYRRPLLPNTDNVIFEGGDDISNGSIEPGHYGTLGGRNNTLLAGTYFFESINLWDNSVTTITPNNGSYRTVIYVKEDITSRTTPYIVPEGFEDDDGDISIPEEALGEILIIGLSAINLGDDATIVGTLLAPNGEIEFRWGSRLLGQILALKFKSNGIDGGDGIDFIPIIRDEISIGESVFNEHQNQDKTPDRIDLHDGTTQSYDTTITVQINAVPENKSVKIFYTLAGDGFDHGTYFHHGTEDDRRESSGRLVFEEGDTAKTIDVHIIDDLVHDGDRDFFVIVDSTVTNDPNDNYDVLVPEEPFVITITEDDPENTPPDDIILDTQSVKENQPGGTVVSSVVVEDDNDNVKTVAVTNGAPFSVTGNPAAGWELVTDEEFNYDEPEEPRSFDVKITATDELGESLEKTFTIGITPVNDNAPEGSDAEFSTYINTPLDASIPEGRDDDLPEDNTTLTYHVVGKPGSGVVEITNAEEGRFTYTPDPGFVGVDSFTYRIRDEVDYSNWYDASDPDVDSVLYSEEYTITITVKNNILPDIDLSSDGGLVFADDSVDIVLDFSDGDLFPDVPDFTLSYTVTYAGDVVTDTLSRDEISSEGTVYTERIYVDSFVTRENTAATGFDLSLSLTADGDWNPEKKMFPIKYVSSTPLQR
- a CDS encoding chitobiase/beta-hexosaminidase C-terminal domain-containing protein; amino-acid sequence: MVVTDPAGADTPEGESSFLFTEMYETGPVSAYARHFRYINSVMAQSDIIEQENRLPVPEADPEGGMLYADDSLFLSVDLSDENLYPDNPQYLIEYRVTYDGVTAEAVQGDAESDVGIFLDTIVDRDNRAALDFKIDARTLSTDAADPWESSGWVDFTYEIRKLLTDPSSSVQDDFWKSYELDIWAEHDFDEDGASVNPFAVPATITGHKNGDDFSHDATEDEAAVLRFTETTSFTFWAEDERYISSDSVSDNLLEETQRILPRTLADPAAGDVNTDDAYIFYDAEWEFDLYLNPDDTYYDDVQEGDFSFTAQFPDAWPHDDIRIGDRARDVRESVAIARDDIDHLISEGREDLPLTLQSISEEPFWVDSDPVTERYTFRRISLELVSDWSPEKETVTVTITAHDPVSEDELVDAEIFYTYMGETVEVESGEEFTVENGDILAATARRPGYMPADESALGIFTLDGVITIDYENRIYDNRNNEGLRIRINSNLPEVEYRVEQDVMDDDVRSWRPVAEIGAWFTVDNEEFALDFPPKYSEVRISVRGDDLIEDDEVIITGATADTSLSIRKLPQVEITPEGGDFPGVQEIQISGDRDDAEEFAIWYTKNDGDTTLYDGSFEIDASAEITAWSTAFDWLPSDPVTEVYTRETLQLPATLPHIFDEEVNDDGPYIFHGEQWDLKLFLDPDDTHFDRLERGEFDLTWRGSIEGESGRFTEDLSVRRSFVDEEIARGKTSLDLVLQTLPREDDGYWLPSETVELSYAYREMDLSLEIVAGEEYSRERDLVFTVEDGVDGQRLGDARGFYNYDGGAIDPDDEDTYEGRVRPGDTITIPNGITMNALALRSGYIPKELDDDAGRFEKRVRLEITPDDRTYYGEFLDVEITSNVVPFFYHIDGGDVVEVSRTDTAFTITGDMPDPGGEIPKEITAFVQDREALTGDLEVSHEFIRRRLENPRIFPESGDYVGDVTVEMDHGVSDVFIHYSDGDVPTLRDSEYEEDFPVTPDTILTAKAFYDEDQVAESGAGGWLASDTSRVEYRRVARPDSAALFDRTADGRVDSVAVYLVDSFPELTLPDSIRLTLPGFSSLRITDTSRMQLQEGDILGVTVTEIDEIETFFSPGEYLEVYGDRYENDAAFTVHDSIAPVLLRAHLLSGEIDPDGVRDVDTLTVRFSEPLRGLEEGRPDRDALFNLGMSTEERYSGEFSFYEEVDERTVSFLVHEYYGRLYPYTNDSIWIRTKASTDIEDLGGAVQDNPENRKVPLISEPLGLNVRMDAFWIRDAHDFQSFGSYEDLGAPMSGYTYEVNLGGAIIIDPQVPFSEEQVRSEPFDASVVILDEVGNRVVSVDGRDDSKENIQVIPVFMRTRKGDSRYVLAVLWDGTNHRGRQVHSRSYKILAATRWPGGSSRIRINGVIPVIQPY